From the genome of Sphingobacterium kitahiroshimense, one region includes:
- a CDS encoding ATP-dependent DNA ligase, whose amino-acid sequence MRKFSRLISRLEQSNKTNDKLTALVDYFSEAEDADKIWVIALFTGKKPKRTISTNLLKEWITEITGLPTWLFVESYHNVGDLSETIALLLPPSTSTSDIPLHQWILALKNLSDSSNEDKKEFVFNAWEKLSTQERFVFNKLISGNFRIGISSKNLIHALAKLSGLDTNHITHSIMGKWDPEKISFGDLIGGLHVNTDSSWPYPFCLAYPIDVPVHELGSVDNWQAEWKWDGIRGQIIKRNDELFIWSRGEELVTDQFPELHVALSGLPNGTVIDGEILAVREGEVLSFSTLQQRLNRKTINKKQLDEAPVAFYAYDVLEYGGMDYRAEPLHKRRAVLEKLLPIAETILTAPIVPFDSWENLVVERKKSRELNSEGIMLKRQDSLYHSGRKRGDWWKWKIEPFTIDVVMIYAQKGSGRRANFFTDYTFAVRDGDQFITIAKAYSGLTDKEIKEVNSFVVKNAIEKFGPVRTVKPELVFEIAFEGIAVSKRHKAGLALRFPRIVRWRRDKKVDDINTLEDLQILLESTMRDSER is encoded by the coding sequence TTGAGAAAGTTTAGCCGTTTAATTTCCAGACTCGAACAGAGTAATAAAACTAATGATAAATTAACTGCTTTGGTTGACTATTTTTCTGAAGCGGAGGATGCCGATAAAATTTGGGTTATTGCTTTGTTTACGGGGAAGAAGCCTAAAAGAACGATCAGTACCAACTTGTTGAAAGAGTGGATCACCGAAATCACTGGATTACCCACCTGGTTGTTTGTAGAAAGTTATCACAATGTTGGCGACTTGAGTGAAACGATTGCTTTGCTTTTGCCTCCTTCTACATCCACATCCGATATTCCATTGCATCAATGGATATTGGCGTTGAAGAACTTGTCGGACAGTAGCAATGAAGATAAAAAGGAATTTGTTTTCAACGCTTGGGAAAAGCTGAGTACGCAAGAAAGATTTGTGTTTAATAAGCTGATATCAGGTAATTTTCGTATCGGTATCTCATCTAAAAATTTAATTCACGCGCTCGCAAAATTATCAGGTCTGGATACCAATCACATCACGCATAGCATTATGGGAAAATGGGATCCTGAGAAAATTTCTTTTGGTGACTTGATAGGTGGTTTGCATGTTAATACTGATAGTTCCTGGCCTTATCCTTTTTGTCTGGCATATCCGATCGATGTGCCTGTCCATGAGTTAGGATCGGTGGATAATTGGCAGGCAGAGTGGAAATGGGATGGAATCAGAGGGCAGATTATTAAGCGGAATGATGAATTATTTATCTGGTCACGTGGGGAAGAACTGGTAACAGACCAGTTTCCAGAATTGCACGTTGCTTTATCTGGTCTGCCAAACGGTACCGTAATCGATGGTGAAATATTGGCTGTACGTGAAGGCGAAGTATTATCGTTTAGTACTTTACAGCAACGGCTCAATAGAAAAACAATCAATAAAAAACAACTGGATGAGGCTCCTGTCGCCTTCTATGCCTATGATGTATTGGAATATGGCGGTATGGATTATAGAGCTGAACCGCTCCATAAAAGAAGAGCTGTGCTCGAAAAGTTATTGCCAATAGCGGAGACAATTTTGACGGCTCCGATTGTTCCTTTTGATTCTTGGGAAAATTTAGTTGTAGAACGGAAAAAGTCTCGCGAACTGAATAGTGAAGGCATTATGCTGAAACGTCAGGATTCTTTGTATCATAGCGGTAGAAAGAGAGGAGATTGGTGGAAATGGAAAATAGAACCTTTTACCATAGATGTGGTGATGATTTATGCGCAAAAAGGAAGCGGGAGAAGAGCTAATTTTTTTACAGACTATACTTTTGCAGTACGCGACGGAGATCAGTTTATTACGATCGCGAAAGCTTATTCAGGTTTGACGGATAAAGAGATTAAAGAGGTCAATAGTTTTGTGGTCAAAAATGCCATAGAGAAATTTGGCCCTGTACGGACTGTAAAACCAGAACTGGTATTTGAGATTGCTTTTGAAGGAATAGCAGTTAGTAAGCGTCATAAAGCAGGGCTTGCGCTACGTTTCCCCCGAATTGTGCGCTGGAGAAGAGATAAAAAAGTAGATGACATCAATACGCTGGAAGATCTGCAGATACTATTAGAATCAACTATGAGGGATAGTGAAAGATGA